ACTAAACTGCTATATATATAGGATGCGATCATGACGGAGTAGCACATAGTGGCCTAAGGCGTTGTTGGTTGTATATTGTTATTTGAAATTGAAAGAGCTTTCTTTCGACCCCCTCGCTCGTCTCTTCTTTTGCTATTTGGACTTCATAGGAATGTGCATTAGCAAgactattttatataagttaagTATTGATTCATCTTCCTACCTACCTTCAAATTACTTCACCTAACAACTCCTCTTCAAAAGAAGAGAAAGCCTACTCCCCAACGCCCTATTATGGATCACCAGTTTCGTGCTTTTGGCGAGATGCCTATGCTAACTTCCTTGCTGTCTAAGCCCCGGCGCCCAGGCTTCTTGGGTGAAGAGAACTTCTGTCTTCTtcttaaaaaaatgaaacattCTATCCCTTACGCCCTCTTGGTTCCTTGCTTTAAGTGCAGCTACGACTCCTTCCCTTGAGCCCCGGCCTAAGCCTAATGACCTTCCTTACTAAACCACCAACAGCTCTCACGACGGCCTGACTTTCCTCCCGTTCACTTCTTTCTTGCTTGGGAATTGAATCAGAAGCCTCGCCCTGCTCTTTCCCAGTCTCCCTTTTCTATTATACACTGCCCGCTTTCTTCTCCTGATCCTCCACCAGCTTCGCCCCCAGCCTTCCAACGGATTTCCGTGCTTCCTGTTCCCGCCGCAGACATATGCTCGGTTGAAGATAGGAGTAAAAGAATGTTATTAGAATTTCTCTCGAATTAGGAGATCTATGCTAATAAAAATCCTCGGGTTCGAACAGTTTATTTCCAGAATTTCGCCCGATTTGATGGAATTTTCATTCTTAGGTATTATGCTGATCGTGgtaaggagtataaaattaaaacattgATGAGGAATCATAAAATTTACGAGTTGAAAGTCTATATTGGTGGTAAGTTCTTATTACGTTTCAGAGATTCATGCACATTGCTCCCTAGCAGTCTTGAATCATTAGGTAAGACATTATGTCCTGAATTAGGTGCCAAAGGTTCTATCCCACATTCTGAATTGGAAGTGTCTAATCTTCAGGGTCATAGTGAGGATTTGATAAACTATCTTCGACAAGATATCCTTATCTTAGGTGGTGTGATGTTGAAGGCACAAAAGATTTATTGGGATAAGTATAATATTGATATCGAGGAAATGATGACATTGTCATCGCTTTCCCTTAAAATCTTTCGTAATAATTATTTGGATGATGAGTCCTTTCATATTCATTTACCTACTAGGAATCAAGACACCTTTATTAGGCGCGGGTATTATGGTGGGCATTCTGATGTCTATAAACCTTATGGGGAGAATCTATACTATTATGATGTGAACTCTTTATATCCTTATATTATGAAAGAATATCCGATGCCTTGTGGTATACCAGTCTGGAAAAAGAATTTGGAGAGCGTCGAATTAGATAGCTTGTTTGGCTTTATTGAGGCCTATGTAGTCTGTCCTACTAATATATCATGTCCATTCTTACCTTATAAGGATAAAGCAGGTACTTTACTCTTTCCTACAGGTAAATTCGTTGGAGTCTTTTATAGCGAAGAGTTGAAGTTTGCTCGTCATTTAGGTTATCATATAATGCCTCTTAGGGGTTATTTTTTTGAGAAGAAGGCCAGTGGTTGGCGCTGACTGTGTTAAAGCCAGGACAGTGTGTGCGTGTCACCAAACACGTGCACCCGCACGGGAGGAAGTAACAATGAGTGAGCTGCTACGCTCAAACCTCTTACTTTGCCCGCTGGGTTAGATTCAGCTCTCGCCACCTCTAACTGGGGTATCAGTCCCACATCAGAGAGTTTCCTCTCTTGACGCCACTTCATGCTCACTTCAGAAATGAAGCTAATAAGGCCTAAAGCTGAGCGACGAGTCCACTGGCATGAGAATCAAGCGAAGTAGAGCGATAAGCACACTATCGATTGATCCAAAGAAGCTTAACGACAACTTCCATTCCTGGCCCAGAAGGAAAGAGACGAAAGCAATCCCTTGTTCCATCTTTGGAAGCTAATGGGCCGCCCTTAGAAAACCATGAATCTTGAGGAATTGATGATCTTTTAACAATACCTTCTAAAGGATGGCTAGTCCAAGATGCTGaacaacaaagtttgagtttgGAAAAACACCATCATTATGGGAATGTACACGCGGTAGAAAAATTACGTCAATCTATTGAGATATGCTATTCTACAATTTTATATTTGCGACAAGAAATGAATCCGGATGACTGACCCTTATAATCCAGTCTATATAATGTCTTTTTCGGGAGCTCGTTATTAGTAACTCATTCCCATGCCTTCTTTTCTCAACTCAACGTCCAAACCCCTCTGTTGGCTCAGCTCTAAAGAATAGAGTGTTGAAATCCTTCTCCATCTCGTTCCAGGTAAAGATAGACATTATAGGGAGAGTGAGATAGCAGGTAAAGGCCCCTGTCAAAGAGTTCACGTATCGATAGCTAAACCTTAATAAAAGCATCAAgttttcttttctcttcaaGAGATAGGGTAGCCAAAAAGGCGGACAAACTGAGAAGGACCCGCAATCTCTAAGCCAGCTCTTTCTTCGGGGATCAGCTCAACCCGTAAGGAAATGGATTCACACTAAAAATAAATCCTAATTGATAAATTACATCGTGACAAGAAGATGCTACCTTCTTTTTATGGCGTTCTACTAAAGCAATAGTTTCTTTATGATCCCAAGGAAACCCGGAACTGCTCATCTTGGAGCTGATCCAACATCCACGGATTTCTATTCCAGATTGGATGTAAGTCTTTTCACTAGCAGGAGTGCCGGGCTAAACCATTCATCCTTCATCCACCGATCACCAAATCGGCTTAGCCGAGACCAAATCcactttaaaaagaaaaaaaagagaacTAGTTAGGGAGTAAAAAGGTATAAAGGCGTAAAGTAAAGGCACTATGGCAAACACTCGTTTGGTACTCCCATATCAAACACGGGAATAAGAAGTCACTCTTTTTGAGGGCGGACCAATGGACCCATCTCTGATTAGGACCATAAACTAGTTGAAATACTTTAGGCGTCCCGTTACCTCGCCTTGGAATAGAATCAAAGAGGATAGGGTGAGTGGAATATGTAGGCGTAGGCGGTGGTCAACTTATCTTTTCGGTAGTAGAAGGGAAGCTCATTAGGTTAGCTCTTAGGTAAGAAAAAGTGTTAGTAGTCTTCCCTCATTCCCGAGTCGCATTAGCACAAGCCACGAGCGAGCAGCAGGTTCGCGATTTCCAAGTTCTCCTTCTTTATTAGAAGTCAAAGCCCTAGAGCACGGAACTCTAAATCCTAGAAGTAACTtgctctttttctttttgcacCCCCTTGAGAAAAGGGTTTGCCATCGAGTCTTTCTTTTCATTGGTTTAAAAGCCAACCTGATTGAGAAAAGACCAAAGGAAGGTGCGAATAGCTCTAATGTTTGGCAGCCACCATAGGCTGGTTGGTACAAATTGAACTCAGATGCTGCATTTTTTGGGGATAAGAAAATTGGGTTAGGCGCTGTAATGCGAGATACAGTGGGAGATGTAATGGTTGCCACATCTTGTATGGCCTATGGAGAGCAAAATGTAGAGATTGGAGAATCCCTTGCAGCGAGACACGGTATGAAAATAGCACTTGAAGCTGGATTGCGAGATATTGTGCTAGAGGTAGATAGTGTCAAGTACCCGGGTTGATAGACAAAGGTTCGAAGTAATAGTATAGTAGACTAAGGTTTGCAAACCAAGTTGATAGACGCGGGTCTTTATTTCCAAGTTGTAAGACGCCGGGGGCGAAGAGCTTAGTTGAAAGACGGCTGTTCGAAGAGCTTAGTTTAAAGACTAAGGGAAGGGGCAGATCGCCAGGTGAACTCTGCGTGGTGCGCTATAGATCATTCCATTTCTTCATTTCGAAAGCCTCTTTCCGTTCCTTCTACTTCCTCTTTCTTCTTGCTTGAAAAGGGGTGCTCGTTGGAGGGATACCTCCTGTCTGGGAGTCAACTCATTCTTCAACTGCATTCCTTAATGATATGACCTCGTAGATACGGGAAGACCACGACCTAACCAAAGCTCCATTGCTTGCTTTGGCAGGCGCATTTTAGTGTCCATTGCCCTCACTCTTTCAAACCTAAGTGAAGGGCAAAGGTCAAGCCTAGAAAGAACCCTCTATCTGGCACCTCGAATACGACATAATGTGCTAAAGCGTCGTATAGGATATCGAGCATGAATTGCCTAAAACCCATAAGGATGGTACCAATTGTTTCAAGTTTGAATAGATAGAGGACTAAGTAAGGTCCACTCTGAATTCATAGACCCTAAAGTTCTTTCtttgcaaactcaactgaaccatTATTGGAAATTTAggatttttgaaaagaaaatttgaaccCAACATTGATCGAAGGATTGTTCATACACCCTTGTTACTTCCTGGTCGGCTATGACAACATCGTCGCCAAGAACCGCGTATTTAGTAGACTTCTCACCTGTTCTGCACACCTTAATATCAATATATGGTGGGTAAGTGCGAAGAGAGGCCATGAGGACAAAACAAATAGCCTAGCGGTTGACCAGCCACGGTCTCCATATGGCTCCCTTGGGGAAGGGAAGAGAACTAGCTGTTTAACTAATTTGTTTCCACATTTATCCAGCTAGCCACATTCTCAACATCTGGTTGATGCAATCCTTGACTAGATCTTTTGACTTGTATGACTTAGACGTCTATCTCGTCTTTCTCTAAAAAGTGATTCGATCGATGAGATTGATATATTCAAATCTTTCATTGAAAGACAGAATCCAGATATGGGCTtactatattaatattatacagTGGATTCATTACATCCCGCCTGAAGGAGATACCCGACTTCTTTGGCTTTCGTTTAGCCAACTAGTGAATGCCTGAGAAGGGGGGCTCTCGTGCTTCACTGGATAAAAGCACCAGTCTACCGCTTTCAATACAGCGAGACTTCGCTGATTGAGAATATACTTTGAATAGATAGTAAGAAGAAGGCATTTTTACTCTCTTTCTAGTGGGCTTGGAAGGAAGCGGAATATCCTTCGGTTTACCATATGGTTAGTGGGCGGTATAGGTGAATTGAAAGTTCCAGGGTATAGGAATCCTCTTAAACAGAATAAAAGTCCCTTTCATGGGTAGTAAGCCATTAAAGGGGGGGAAATGGGTATAGAACTATAATCGATAGGATCAAAGGACTTTTTTCCCCACGAGCGTCAatatcaaagaaagaaggttGGCTTTGGCTAGGTGGAAAAGCTCAACTCAAGGCCTCCCTTCCTTACCTTAAAGGGTAGTTACCGCCCCGTGGGTCCTTCAACCAGACTTTGATCGATTCCCCGACATCGTTCCTAATTCATCATATTTTTGGCAGTTATAAATCCTTCCTATTTATCGAGCCATCCTGTATAAGACTCACGTTCGTTTCCCCTTACTAGCGACTACCCTAAAACGCTTTTCTTTCATCGAATAGATTCCTTACTGAACTGCTCACCGGAACTACTTTTCCTTCACTTACAAAGGGGGACTAAAAAGCATTTCTTCTTCAGGTTCATCGAAGAACCAACCAGTCCTTCCTCTCCCTATGGTTCGTTCTTGTCAGCGGGCCGGGTGCGCGGGAGTTTATGTTGGTTATTCCTATCTGGTTGATTGATTCACTTATTTGATTAGTCAAGTCGTTATAGAAAAGACATTGGTTGGGCTAAGCCCTGTCACCCTCATTAAAGAACTGAACACGGTCACGAGGTCCAACTCATGGGACTGAACACTTAGCGGGCTTCAAGGGCATGCATCTCGGATCTCCATCAACGAAAAGAAATCTTAGAAGAAGTATGTGGTTTGGGAGAGAATTGTCTCACAGAACCTACGTTCAATCTCTGGGAATTTTTTGGTGACCTAGCCCCAACACTTCAGTATCGGCTTTGGATGGCGAATGAGCCTTCGGATCTTGtactttttatctttttccACTATTCCCGGAAATCTAACTGCGGTAGTGAAGTACTAAATTGAAAATCCTATTCGTAAGGGCGTTTGAAACTATTTCACCTAAGTGAAAGGTAGCGAGCGGATATACACACAAGTTAGGAACAGAGTTGGCTTGGTAGCTTTGGGCAATGAAGCTAGGAGTTGTTGATGTCACCTCAGACTTCTCTTTAGCCAGGGACTAGCTACTTGCCTTAGCTAGAGAATGTACGGGTCCCGTAACAACGGTTGCAGGAGCAGTCGCAGATCGTTTCGAACTTAAAACTACAGTTAGTTCCGGTCGAAGATCAAGCTTAGAACTTCCGGCAAAGAACTACACCAGAAGGACTGAAATCCGTTCGGGAGTCTCTTACGAGACACCATTCACCCCATTTCAAACGGGAACACCCACGCACGACACGAACAAGTTCTTGCAAAATTCCCACCCTCCCTGAATCCGCCCGTGCCCTTATAACAAATAAACTATTGAGTCAGTCTTTTCCCGAACGAAGAGTTGACATTTCATTATGAGTCTTCCGTTTACCATAGGCTTATAGAGTTTCAAAGTGTCGGCGAATCGGATGATTTCCTCCGTTCCTCGCCAAACATCCTTCCCGTAAGGCTTAATAGCGGAAGGGGCATTATTGTACTTAAGTCTTGCTAGTGGACTTACTAAGTCCGCTTGAAAGGACTTGAGTGAATTGCTTGCATGGGAAGACATCCCGAGGGCTGCCCTGCCTCTCCGCTCACCACCTGGTTAGTTATGAATACAAATAGAAGGAGAATTCCACCGGAATTCGATTCTATTTGCtcttttcttagtttttgttTATTGAAGGTTCAGATTAATTGTGATGGATGAGGGAATCCTGATTGTTAAGTTTATGGACTGCCCAGAGGAAACTCCCAGCAAGAGAGAAGCGTGTCGGGATGTGGGTTGCCAGTCCCAGACCGGAATGCTTCGTCTTTGGGTGCAGCTCCGTACGGAAGGCAAAGGAGACAGTTTTTCCCGAACCGAAGGAAAAGATTAGACCTTTAAAATCCAATCCCTTTCCATAATCCATTAATCCTTCTATCCTAATAAAAGGTATTCATAACTATTTTGTTACCAGTATGGAGCCGCCTCGAGTATAGGTATAGCATGCAGAGAAATCTCTAAAGGAGCAGCCTTCTTTCGGTTGTTGAGTTCTTTCGGAATACCGCACGGGAACACACCAGGAATCAGTAGCGCCTACCTATCCTGATGATGCTCCTACGTGCACCCTACCCGCTTTCTTTGTTGTGGCTCTCGAGTCCTATTTGCAGTTTGAGCCAGCCGCAGGGGTTTTATACAAAACTCATTTTGCAACAAAAAGTCTACTAAGGCCTTTCCTTTATTTGGAGGGCTTGGACCAAATCTAACCCTTGTGAAACAACAAGCGATTTAGACCACGCGTTGGACACTGTCTTTTTGCACTGCCGGTATAGTTATTTTGGATACCGCCTGATAAGGTGAGTTTCCAAGTAGGATTCCATCTTACCACGAGTGGATTCCATCGCCTCAGTGGGGTTCTTGGAAGTCAATCTTACGCACCAACCAGATCTCGCTGGGGAGAGAGTTTTCCCGGGCATAGTGACTTGACAGTGGGTTTACAATCCTCCTGATTCTCTGCGTCCATTGTAGGGTTTGTCTTGCAGAAGTTAGCGGTCAATAGCCTACTACAGGCCTCGGCGGAGGTAATACCGTCGGCATTCTACCCTCCCACGTCTTGGGCCCTCTCCCTTCTGAGTCCCTACTAAGTCGGATTCCATCGACCACATTTTATGGACAACCATTGTCGTCTGGTCTTCGCAAGTTTCAATGGTCACCGACGCAATTTGAATTTCAtgattttgaaaatgatttaaactTCTTATTGGCTTTTTACGGAAGGATTTATGCATCTACGAAAGGGACATATTCCATTAATATCCTAGTACATCTCTTACTCCTTTAGCTAATCTTTTCACTGCCCTGGCTCGGCATACAAAGCCCATATGGTAAGGTTCTCTTCGAAGGTGAAAAACAACAGCTTGCCGACACACGTGCCCGCTGAGAAGCCTTGACTTCCATTCGGGGCTATGGAGCGCGAACTTTCACTCATGAGCAGTGGGATATGGAAAATGGAAAGTGTTTTAGCCAGGTATGAATGAATAGATTGATTGTTCATATATACGGTCGAAACGAAGAATCAAAGTAGCTTTAGGTTTCAGTGCAGAAAATCCCACAGCAGTTTCACCAATTGCTTTGATTGACCACCCAGTGGAAGTAGTAGCAAAGTCAGTGGTTCTCCCGATCCGGAAC
This genomic stretch from Amaranthus tricolor cultivar Red isolate AtriRed21 chromosome 9, ASM2621246v1, whole genome shotgun sequence harbors:
- the LOC130823420 gene encoding DNA polymerase-like — protein: MTNPERELSHKSTASGTAARPEEIPSLSARRGTLEKPRPALSQSPFSIIHCPLSSPDPPPASPPAFQRISVLPVPAADICSEIYANKNPRVRTVYFQNFARFDGIFILRYYADRGKEYKIKTLMRNHKIYELKVYIGGKFLLRFRDSCTLLPSSLESLGKTLCPELGAKGSIPHSELEVSNLQGHSEDLINYLRQDILILGGVMLKAQKIYWDKYNIDIEEMMTLSSLSLKIFRNNYLDDESFHIHLPTRNQDTFIRRGYYGGHSDVYKPYGENLYYYDVNSLYPYIMKEYPMPCGIPVWKKNLESVELDSLFGFIEAYVVCPTNISCPFLPYKDKAGTLLFPTGKFVGVFYSEELKFARHLGYHIMPLRGYFFEKKASGWR